The Euphorbia lathyris chromosome 8, ddEupLath1.1, whole genome shotgun sequence genome has a window encoding:
- the LOC136202944 gene encoding protein NDL2, with amino-acid sequence MADSSDSISIDMDTPSLAGKEFLIKTFHGCVSVSVYGDQDKPALITYPDLALNYMSCFQGLFFCPEACSLLLHNFCIYHISPPGHELGAPTISPDDPFLTVDDLADQIPEILNYFGLGAVMCMGVTAGAYVLTLFAMKYRQRVLGLILISPLCQAPSWTEWLCNKVMSNLLYYYGMCRVVKEFLLKRYFSKEARGSPQLPESDIVQTCRRLLDERQSSNVLQFLEALNGRPDLSDGLRNLHCRSLIFVGENSPFHSEALHMTSKLDRRYSALVEVQACGSIVTEEQPHAMLIPMEYFLMGYGMYKPPKLSVSPRSPLSPLCISAELLSPESMGLKLKPIKTRISMEV; translated from the exons ATGGCGGATTCAAGCGACTCAATCTCCATTGATATGGATACTCCCTCTCTTGCCGGAAAG GAGTTTCTTATTAAAACTTTCCATGGTTGTGTATCTGTTTCTGTAtatggagatcaggacaagccGGCTCTCATTACTTATCCTGATTTAGCTCTAAACT ACATGTCTTGCTTTCAAGGATTATTTTTTTGTCCAGAAGCATGTTCTCTGCTGCTTCACAACTTTTGCATATATCATATCAGTCCCCCTGGACATGAG TTAGGAGCTCCCACAATTAGCCCTGATGATCCTTTTCTTACCGTTGATGACTTAGCGGACCAAATCCCTGAGATCCTCAACTATTTTGG ACTTGGTGCAGTGATGTGTATGGGGGTTACAGCTGGAGCTTATGTTCTTACACTATTTGCT ATGAAATATAGGCAACGAGTTCTTGGTTTAATACTTATTTCTCCTCTGTGCCAAGCACCCTCATGGACAGAATGGTTGTGCAATAAG GTTATGTCTAATTTACTGTATTACTATGGCATGTGTAGAGTGGTGAAGGAGTTTTTGCTGAAGCGGTATTTCAGCAAG GAAGCTCGTGGAAGTCCTCAATTACCAGAATCAGATATAGTGCAGACCTGCAGACGA ttgcTCGACGAAAGGCAGAGTTCAAACGTTCTGCAGTTTCTTGAAGCATTAAATGG GAGGCCAGACCTTAGCGATGGACTGAGGAATCTGCATTGTCGTTCGTTAATATTTGTAGGGGAGAATTCTCCATTTCATTCGGAGGCTCTCCACATGACATCGAAGCTAGACAGAAGATATAGTGCCTTAGTAGAG GTTCAGGCATGTGGGTCAATAGTGACAGAAGAGCAACCTCACGCGATGTTAATACCAATGGAGTACTTCCTAATGGGATATGGTATGTACAAACCACCTAAGTTAAGTGTTAGCCCTAGAAGCCCTTTGAGTCCGCTCTGCATTTCCGCGGAGCTCTTATCCCCTGAAAGCATGGGATTGAAGTTAAAACCGATAAAAACACGAATATCTATGGAAGTATGA